In the Lentisphaerota bacterium genome, GCCGTCGGCTACCCGCCAGAGGTAGAGAGCGGCGAGGGATCGGTGCGGCGCCCAGCGCTCGCCCGCGAGGGCCAGAGCCTTGGGCGCGGGCATTTCCGGCAGGGAGTAGGCAATCGAGTAGCCCCGGCGCACGCCGAAGTCGCCCGAGGGGAGAACATCGGGTCGGCCGAGGGTGAAGATGAGAAACATATCGACGGTCCAGGGGCCGATGCCGCGGATGTCGGTGAGTCGTGCGATCAACTCCGCATCGCTGAGATCGCGGCAGGCGGCGAGCGTGGGCAGGCGGCCATCGCGGGCGTGTGTGGCGATATCCCGCAGCGCGGCGATCTTGTTGCGGGAGAGGCCCGCCGCTCGCAGGGCCTCATCCGGCGCGTCGAGCATCCCCTCCGGATCCGGCAGGACGCCGTTCCCGATCTGGGCGACGAGGCGGCCCATGATGGTGGCCGCCGCCTTCGCATGGAGCTGCTGGTAGACCACCGCCTCGCTCAGCGCCTCATACGGTTCGCGCCGATCAGCCATCACCCGCAGCTTGCCGAAGCGCGCAATCAGCCCGGCCATGACGGGATCTCGG is a window encoding:
- a CDS encoding DNA-3-methyladenine glycosylase 2 family protein, yielding MNQHLHLARDPVMAGLIARFGKLRVMADRREPYEALSEAVVYQQLHAKAAATIMGRLVAQIGNGVLPDPEGMLDAPDEALRAAGLSRNKIAALRDIATHARDGRLPTLAACRDLSDAELIARLTDIRGIGPWTVDMFLIFTLGRPDVLPSGDFGVRRGYSIAYSLPEMPAPKALALAGERWAPHRSLAALYLWRVADG